The DNA sequence TGTTTTGCAGCTTCTTCTGATACTGCATTGTCTAAAGCAAAAGGTCCACCTACTATACATCCTTTTATTTCCCCATTTTTACACATATCCTCTAATTCTTTTGCATCTACTGTATCTGGCATTTTAGGATTTACTTTTTCTTTTGCACAGATAGCTGCTACTTTAGGTTCTTCTATATCTAAGGCATGAGCTACTATACATGCATTCTCTATAATTTGTTTTTTAGTTTGAAGATCTGGTGCTAAATTCATAGCAGCATCAGTTATAAAGAAAAGTCTGTCATATCCATTAACATCAAATACTGCTACATGACTTAATACTTTTCCAGTTCTTAACCCTACTTCTTTGTCTAAAACTGCTTTTAAAATTATTGATGTATCTACCAATCCCTTCATAACCATATCTGCTTTGCCTTCAGATACCAAACTTACTGCTTTTAAAGATGCTTGAGTTAGATCTTTTTCATCTATTAAATCATATCCACTCAAATCTATATTTAATTCATTTGCTATAGTATTTGTTTTCTCTATATCTCCAACTAGTATAGCATTAGCTATACCCTCTTTTTTAGCCATATCAACAGCTATCAAAACTTCTTTATCCTGTGAACACGCTACTGATATAGTTTTAGGCCCTCTTTCTTTTGCATATCTAATTACATCATTAAAACTTCTCAATACGTCACCCCATTTTAATATATAAAGTTTTATGAAATTGTTTTCCTTTACATTTTTATCATATATCTAAAATAAAAAAGATGCAACAAAAAATATTTATTTAACTTAGTAATTTTTGTTGCATCTTGTTATATTACTCTACATCTCTATAAATTGAGGTTCTATCTTAACATCTTTAAAATTATATTTACTTTTATATTTTATAATGTATTTACCTTCACCTTGAGATGTATCATCTATATCTATATAAAGTTGTATGTCAGACTTCGTTATATGCGTTAAATCTGCTGAATGCGTGATTATAACCTTTATATTATCTGGTGCTTTAGTAAAATCTATATTTTTTTCTTTATCAGTTTGCTTAGACATAATATCTATATCTGATTTCGGTATAAGAAATTCATTTGTTATATTTTTATCTATATTTATTTTCACTGAAGTTACATTATCATTTATTTTTATTCCTTTAGGTATGTCTAATTTAGCCTCTATATCATTTCCTTTTAAATCTTCAGATTTAATTGCTTGAGTATTTATAGAATTTATTTTATCTAAATCTTCTTTTTTACCTTGTATAGTTACTTCCCCAGGAGTTATCTTATAATCTTTTAAATTAATTGAGTTATCACTATTATCTAGTTTTATATCTATAGGTACTACTTTTTGTTGTAAAAATTTAACATTAGTAACTACAGACTCATCCTCTAACTTAACTCCTTGAACTTCTTCACCGATTTTATCAATCGGAATTAATTTCAATTTTGTAGAAAAATCTTTTTCTTTCTCAGATACATTTAGCACTGCTTTTACAGAAGATACTTTGTTAACAAGAGTTCTTGGTCCTGTAACATTTACAGATTGAATGCTCTTTTGTATGCTATCTATATCTATTTTAGATTCACCTTTTATATCAATATCTATATTTCTTTTTTGTGTTATTACCTTCTCAAGATCCACAGTTATAACGGTTGGCTTTATATCATATTTATTAACACGCTCTGGTAAATTAGCTTGTAAATAAATAGCATTTTTACCTTCCTTAGGATCATCTAATCTTCCATATATATATATATTGTTTTTATTTATCGGTCTAAGACTTGATAAATTTCCTTTTATAGCTATATCTGCTAGTAACTCTTCTTTTGGATATATAGTTAATCCTCTATCCTCTAACATACTTATATTAGTTATAGTTATTGGAATATCACTAAACGTTCTAGTCTCTACTGGATCTTCAACTGTCATTACATATAACCATAAGACTAGTGCACTTAATAAAGAGATTAACTTTATTTTAGTATTATTTTTTAATTTATTTATCATCTAAATATACCACCTTTGAAAAAACCTTTTTCTTGATTTTGGTTGCTAGATTTTAAATTGCTACGTAATATATTTGTTAATCGTTCTTTAGTCATATTTCTATATAATTTACCTGATTTAGCTATAGAAACAGCTCCTGTTTCCTCTGATACTATAAGTGACAAGCAATCTGAGATTTCACTTACACCTATAGCCGCTCTATGTCTTGTTCCTAAATCTTTGCTTAAATCTTTGCTCTCTGTAAGTGGTAAGAAACATGCTGCAGCCTTTATTTTTCCATCTCTTACTACTACAGCACCATCATGTAATGGAGTATTAGGAATGAAAATATTTATTAATAATTGCCTTGATATATCTCCATCAATTATAGTTCCAGTATTTATAACTTCACCTATTTTAGTATCCCTCTCCATTATTATAAGAGCTCCTATTTTTTGTCTTGATAATGAATATAAACATTCTACAATCTCTTCTATATCTTTATTTAACATGTCTTCTGATAAATTGAAATTATTCTTACCTAAAAATGAAAACTTGGTTCTACCTATATATTCAAGCCCTGATCTTAGTTCTGGTTGGAATATTATAAGTACTGCTATTAACCCTACTGTTAAAGTATTTTCTAACATCCAATATAATGTATGTAAATTAAATATCTCACTAACTTTTGTTGCTACTAGTAAAAAAAGCATACCTTTCAAAACTTGTTCTGCTCTAGTATCTTTTATAAAAGTATATATTTTATAAAAGATATATGTGACTATTGCAATATCTACTACATCAGCTATGCTTATATTTCTAGCTAAACTAATAAAACCTTCCCAAAAAGAATTTATATTAAACACAGTTTTTTCCTCCTGTTTATAATACTCAAAGTATTTACAATATGTATTATACTATATTAATCTAGCTATATTCAATTTATATATAAAATACTTTTTTTTATATAAAAAAAGA is a window from the Paraclostridium sordellii genome containing:
- the cdaA gene encoding diadenylate cyclase CdaA, coding for MFNINSFWEGFISLARNISIADVVDIAIVTYIFYKIYTFIKDTRAEQVLKGMLFLLVATKVSEIFNLHTLYWMLENTLTVGLIAVLIIFQPELRSGLEYIGRTKFSFLGKNNFNLSEDMLNKDIEEIVECLYSLSRQKIGALIIMERDTKIGEVINTGTIIDGDISRQLLINIFIPNTPLHDGAVVVRDGKIKAAACFLPLTESKDLSKDLGTRHRAAIGVSEISDCLSLIVSEETGAVSIAKSGKLYRNMTKERLTNILRSNLKSSNQNQEKGFFKGGIFR
- a CDS encoding CdaR family protein, encoding MINKLKNNTKIKLISLLSALVLWLYVMTVEDPVETRTFSDIPITITNISMLEDRGLTIYPKEELLADIAIKGNLSSLRPINKNNIYIYGRLDDPKEGKNAIYLQANLPERVNKYDIKPTVITVDLEKVITQKRNIDIDIKGESKIDIDSIQKSIQSVNVTGPRTLVNKVSSVKAVLNVSEKEKDFSTKLKLIPIDKIGEEVQGVKLEDESVVTNVKFLQQKVVPIDIKLDNSDNSINLKDYKITPGEVTIQGKKEDLDKINSINTQAIKSEDLKGNDIEAKLDIPKGIKINDNVTSVKINIDKNITNEFLIPKSDIDIMSKQTDKEKNIDFTKAPDNIKVIITHSADLTHITKSDIQLYIDIDDTSQGEGKYIIKYKSKYNFKDVKIEPQFIEM
- the ptb gene encoding phosphate butyryltransferase, with protein sequence MRSFNDVIRYAKERGPKTISVACSQDKEVLIAVDMAKKEGIANAILVGDIEKTNTIANELNIDLSGYDLIDEKDLTQASLKAVSLVSEGKADMVMKGLVDTSIILKAVLDKEVGLRTGKVLSHVAVFDVNGYDRLFFITDAAMNLAPDLQTKKQIIENACIVAHALDIEEPKVAAICAKEKVNPKMPDTVDAKELEDMCKNGEIKGCIVGGPFALDNAVSEEAAKHKGMDNPIAGKADILLAPDIEAGNILYKSLVFFAESKNAGVIVGAKAPIILTSRADSEETKLNSIALGVLMAAKG